From one Timaviella obliquedivisa GSE-PSE-MK23-08B genomic stretch:
- a CDS encoding HlyD family efflux transporter periplasmic adaptor subunit: MLNNSESGDLPLLQTQDFLPPLAAWVKFGGLFILGTIGVAVAIASVAQYRVTVKAPAIIRPTGELSLVQAATAGTVVQVQVRENQTVQQGEVIARIDNSQLQTKKAQLQNSIGQARLQLLQIQAQVRAIDSQMTAETDRREHAIASSQAEHSQRLREYQDQQIISSAEVTQAKASLQATSAASTAVQVKLQRYRPLAAVGALDRDRLEEAELAAQQQAQEVVAAESKLRQAEAMLNPTSAEVIAATEKVAQEHAMGEATLAALTKEQQALTQQKIQIENQLELDRQELNQVHHDLSKATITATTNGTIAKLTLRNAGQTMQPGEEIAQIVPSNARLVIKALVAAQDISKIIIGQTAQLRISACPYPDYGTLSGVVKSVSPDAIAPPKASEGAVSSPYYEVTLEPEYLMLSQGDRRCQIQVGMEGKIDIVSREDTVLRSILRKVRLISDL, translated from the coding sequence ATGCTTAATAACTCTGAATCAGGGGATTTACCTTTGTTACAAACCCAAGATTTTTTGCCACCGCTGGCTGCTTGGGTAAAGTTTGGTGGACTATTTATTCTAGGCACGATCGGAGTTGCAGTGGCGATCGCTTCTGTTGCACAATACCGAGTTACCGTCAAAGCACCCGCTATCATTCGTCCGACGGGTGAACTAAGTCTTGTGCAAGCCGCAACCGCAGGAACTGTAGTGCAAGTGCAAGTTCGCGAAAACCAGACCGTGCAGCAAGGTGAAGTCATTGCCAGAATTGACAACTCGCAGCTGCAAACGAAAAAAGCGCAGCTTCAAAATAGTATTGGGCAGGCAAGACTCCAACTTTTGCAGATACAGGCGCAAGTCCGTGCGATAGACAGCCAAATGACCGCAGAAACCGATCGCCGTGAGCACGCTATCGCCTCTTCTCAAGCTGAACATAGCCAACGGCTACGAGAGTATCAAGACCAGCAGATCATTTCTAGCGCTGAAGTGACACAAGCAAAAGCCTCTCTGCAAGCCACTTCTGCTGCATCCACCGCAGTTCAAGTAAAATTACAGCGCTATCGTCCTCTTGCTGCGGTAGGAGCACTCGATCGCGATCGGTTAGAAGAAGCAGAGCTAGCGGCGCAGCAGCAGGCGCAAGAAGTCGTGGCAGCAGAATCCAAGCTGCGACAGGCTGAGGCAATGCTCAATCCGACTTCAGCCGAGGTGATAGCGGCGACCGAGAAAGTTGCTCAAGAGCACGCCATGGGTGAGGCAACCCTAGCAGCTTTAACCAAAGAACAACAAGCGCTAACTCAGCAAAAAATTCAAATTGAAAATCAGCTAGAGCTAGATCGGCAAGAACTGAACCAAGTCCATCATGATCTCAGCAAAGCCACCATTACTGCCACTACTAATGGCACGATCGCTAAATTAACCTTGCGCAACGCTGGGCAGACAATGCAACCCGGCGAGGAAATCGCCCAAATTGTTCCTAGTAATGCACGATTAGTCATTAAAGCCCTGGTAGCCGCCCAAGACATTAGTAAAATCATTATCGGTCAAACTGCTCAACTTCGTATTTCTGCCTGCCCTTATCCCGACTATGGTACGTTATCGGGCGTTGTTAAATCAGTTTCCCCTGATGCGATCGCGCCGCCCAAAGCTTCAGAGGGCGCTGTGTCTTCACCCTATTATGAAGTTACCCTAGAACCGGAATATTTGATGTTAAGCCAGGGCGATCGCCGTTGCCAGATTCAAGTAGGTATGGAGGGTAAAATCGATATCGTTTCTAGAGAAGATACTGTGTTGCGATCGATATTGAGGAAAGTGCGATTAATTTCAGATTTGTAG
- a CDS encoding ester cyclase gives MPMEANKAIVRRFYEEVFNRRNVELIDELVKTEFINHDPTPVAARDRESMKQFIKTLTIAFPDHHHQIQDLIAEGDKVVMCCTLTGTHQGIFPGFLEISPTGKSICQPQIHILRVQDHQISEHFVVRDDMTIMQQLGIISEPEPLHLMSAHKV, from the coding sequence ATGCCTATGGAAGCCAATAAGGCGATCGTGCGTCGTTTTTACGAAGAAGTGTTCAATCGACGTAATGTTGAATTGATTGACGAACTCGTAAAAACTGAGTTCATTAACCATGATCCGACACCTGTCGCGGCTAGAGATCGGGAATCAATGAAACAGTTCATCAAGACGCTAACGATCGCATTTCCTGACCATCATCACCAAATTCAAGATCTGATTGCAGAAGGCGATAAAGTGGTAATGTGTTGTACTCTCACAGGCACCCATCAAGGAATTTTTCCAGGGTTTCTAGAAATATCGCCAACTGGCAAATCAATTTGTCAGCCGCAGATTCATATTTTACGAGTGCAAGATCATCAAATCTCAGAACATTTTGTCGTTCGAGATGATATGACTATCATGCAACAGCTTGGCATTATTTCTGAGCCAGAGCCGCTGCATCTTATGTCTGCCCATAAAGTCTGA
- a CDS encoding peptidase domain-containing ABC transporter gives MRYPTILQHSEEDCGAACIATVAKYYGRTFAIARIREAVGTVSHGTTLLGLSRGAELLGFNVRHVKATPQMIDRLHEIPLPAVIHWKGCHWVVLYGKRGNKYIVSDPSIGIRHLTRQELLIGWNNGIMLLLLPDESRFEQQPEDQVGGFGRFLQRVLPYRWILVQAIVLNVAIGLLSLASPLMMQLLTDDVLVRGDTQLLGVVAIGVIVMTLVRSAIGLIQSHLIGYFSQRLQFGLILEYGRKLLHLPLTYFEGRRSGEVVSRISDVDEIHALVSQIALGLPSQFFIAVVSLGFMLFYSGILTLASLVVFVFVTLVNLLFLPMLRQKTRSLIMLGTENQGFLVETFRGMQILKTSHATPQAWQEYQTNFGRLANLGWGMMKLELYSGTITDILSTFASILLLWFGSYLVINHTLSIGQLLAYNGLSGNFFGFLASAVGLANEFITAQIVIQRLNEVIDATPEDEQDAKKPWAEIPVDANILCSDLSFHHSGRVELLNQFSLKIPGGQTTALIGKSGCGKSTLVKLLSGLYSLDSGNIRYGIYNQQDLSLDCLRQQVVLVPQEPHFWSRSIIDNFRFSDPHVTFEQIVKACEIVGADEFISQLPDKYQTVLGEFGANLSGGQRQRLAIARAILPNPPVLIMDESTGALDPASETEVLDRILSHRQGKTTILISHRPNVIQRADWIVMLDRGQISIQGTPTELSQQPGVHLKFFNPVTASVNGFALKTAHS, from the coding sequence ATGCGTTATCCAACTATCTTGCAACATAGCGAAGAAGACTGCGGTGCTGCCTGCATTGCAACCGTTGCCAAGTACTACGGACGAACCTTTGCCATCGCTCGGATTCGCGAAGCAGTAGGAACCGTGTCGCACGGTACAACGCTGCTAGGTTTGAGTCGGGGTGCAGAACTTCTAGGGTTTAACGTTCGCCATGTCAAAGCAACACCGCAAATGATCGATCGACTCCATGAAATTCCCTTGCCTGCTGTGATTCACTGGAAGGGATGTCACTGGGTTGTGCTATACGGAAAACGCGGCAACAAATATATTGTGTCCGATCCTAGCATTGGCATCCGGCATCTGACTCGGCAGGAGCTACTCATTGGATGGAATAATGGAATTATGCTGCTGCTACTGCCAGACGAAAGCCGCTTTGAGCAACAGCCAGAAGATCAGGTGGGTGGCTTTGGTCGATTTTTGCAGCGAGTGTTGCCCTATCGCTGGATTTTAGTTCAAGCGATCGTTCTGAATGTGGCGATCGGGCTGCTGTCGCTGGCTTCACCGTTAATGATGCAGCTTCTGACCGATGATGTGTTAGTGCGAGGAGATACGCAATTATTAGGCGTAGTGGCGATCGGTGTGATTGTGATGACATTAGTGAGGAGTGCGATCGGGTTAATTCAGTCGCATCTAATTGGTTATTTTAGTCAACGCTTGCAGTTTGGCTTGATTTTAGAATATGGACGTAAGCTCCTCCACTTGCCCCTGACTTATTTTGAAGGACGACGCAGCGGTGAAGTGGTTAGCCGAATTTCTGATGTCGATGAAATTCATGCCTTAGTCTCACAAATTGCCTTAGGGTTACCCAGCCAATTCTTTATCGCAGTCGTTTCTCTAGGATTCATGCTGTTCTACAGCGGAATTTTAACGTTAGCTTCACTGGTCGTCTTTGTGTTCGTAACATTGGTTAATTTGCTATTTCTGCCAATGCTGCGCCAGAAAACCCGTAGTCTGATTATGCTAGGAACCGAGAACCAGGGTTTTTTGGTAGAAACTTTTCGAGGGATGCAGATCCTCAAAACGAGCCACGCGACACCGCAGGCTTGGCAGGAATATCAAACCAATTTTGGTCGTCTCGCCAACCTTGGCTGGGGCATGATGAAACTGGAGCTATATAGCGGCACGATTACCGACATTCTCTCAACATTTGCGAGTATATTGCTGCTGTGGTTTGGTAGTTACTTGGTTATTAATCATACCTTGAGTATTGGTCAGCTTCTGGCTTATAACGGCTTGAGCGGCAACTTCTTCGGATTTTTAGCCTCGGCAGTTGGCTTAGCCAATGAATTCATCACGGCTCAGATCGTGATCCAGCGTCTTAATGAAGTCATTGATGCCACACCCGAAGATGAGCAGGATGCTAAAAAGCCTTGGGCAGAAATCCCAGTAGATGCAAATATTCTTTGTTCTGATCTAAGCTTTCATCATTCTGGACGAGTCGAGCTACTGAATCAGTTCTCGCTCAAAATTCCGGGTGGACAAACAACGGCGTTAATCGGCAAGTCTGGCTGTGGTAAAAGCACGTTAGTTAAACTGTTGTCAGGATTATATTCCCTTGATTCAGGAAACATTCGCTATGGCATTTACAATCAGCAAGATTTATCGTTAGATTGTCTGCGGCAACAGGTGGTATTGGTACCTCAAGAACCGCATTTCTGGAGCCGATCGATCATTGATAATTTCCGCTTTAGCGATCCACACGTTACGTTTGAGCAAATTGTTAAAGCCTGTGAAATTGTGGGAGCAGACGAGTTTATCAGCCAGTTACCTGATAAATATCAAACTGTACTCGGAGAATTTGGTGCAAACCTTTCTGGCGGGCAGCGGCAACGATTGGCGATCGCCAGAGCCATTCTCCCTAATCCACCTGTGCTAATCATGGATGAATCCACTGGCGCACTCGATCCAGCTAGCGAAACAGAAGTGTTAGACCGAATTTTGTCGCATCGCCAAGGTAAAACAACGATTCTAATTAGCCATCGTCCTAACGTAATTCAACGAGCCGATTGGATTGTCATGCTCGATCGCGGACAGATAAGCATTCAAGGAACTCCAACAGAATTATCTCAACAACCTGGCGTTCACCTCAAGTTTTTCAACCCTGTTACAGCGTCAGTGAATGGCTTTGCCCTCAAGACTGCTCATTCTTAA